Within Deltaproteobacteria bacterium, the genomic segment CACGGGAACCATATCGCGCCTGGGGGGTGCGGCGATTTTCCTGTCGTTCCACCTGGCCCTGCTTCTGGGCTTCCTTTTCATTTCCTGGGAGGGGGCCCTCGATTTGCCCGGGAGGCAACTGCTCTTCGCCGCGGCAGGGGGAGCTCTCATATTCGGTATCGGCCTGATCGACGACATACGCCGTCTGAAC encodes:
- a CDS encoding undecaprenyl/decaprenyl-phosphate alpha-N-acetylglucosaminyl 1-phosphate transferase, encoding MIATGLIFFSALAMSLLLTPGMIRLGARIGAVDRPDKRKVHTGTISRLGGAAIFLSFHLALLLGFLFISWEGALDLPGRQLLFAAAGGALIFGIGLIDDIRRLN